A region from the Coffea eugenioides isolate CCC68of chromosome 9, Ceug_1.0, whole genome shotgun sequence genome encodes:
- the LOC113783279 gene encoding DNA replication licensing factor MCM6: MESYGGGGYFVDEKAVRVENIFLEFLKSFRAEGNAREPFYEAEIEAMRPNESNTMFIDFSHVMRFNEVLQKAISDEFLRFEPYLKNACKRFVMEQKPTFITDDNPNKDINVAFYNLPLVKRLRELTTSEVGKLVSVTGVVTRTSEVRPELLQGTFKCLDCGNVVKNVEQQFKYTEPIICVNATCQNRTKWALLRQDSKFADWQRVRMQETSKEIPAGSLPRSLDIILRHDIVEQARAGDTVVFTGTVVVIPDVLALASPGERSECRREAPQRKGVTAGQEGVRGLRALGVRDLSYRLAFIANSVQICDGRRDSDIRNRRDNDEDDYQQFMTEELDEIQTMRNTPDFFNKLVDSIAPTVFGHQDIKRAILLMLLGGVHKLTHEGINLRGDINVCIVGDPSCAKSQFLKYTSSLVPRSVYTSGKSSSAAGLTATVAKEPETGEFCIEAGALMLADNGICCIDEFDKMDIRDQVAIHEAMEQQTISITKAGIQATLNARTSILAAANPNGGRYDKSKPLKYNVALPPAILSRFDLVYVMIDDPDDQTDYHIAHHIVRVHQKREDALSPAFTTAQLKRYIAYAKTLKPKLSAEARQLLVESYVSLRRGDTAPGSRVAYRMTVRQLEALIRLSEAIARSHLDTQVQPRHVRIAVRLLKTSVISVESSEIDLSEFQEENRDDADGGDHGDGGTGQEEAHADGASIEPGQGNAESGAGAGNRQGKKLVMTDEYFQRVTRALIVRLRQHEETVLQEGTGLAGMRQRDLIQWYVGQQNEKNSYSSMEEAAAEVTKLKAIIESLIRREGHLIVVDDGTQAAGEGEGRSAPVSRNDRILAVAPNYVID, translated from the exons ATGGAAAGCTACGGCGGCGGTGGATACTTTGTGGACGAGAAAGCCGTCCGCGTCGAAAACATTTTCCTAGAATTTCTCAAGAG TTTTAGGGCAGAAGGAAATGCTCGGGAGCCGTTCTACGAGGCGGAGATCGAAGCGATGAGGCCGAATGAGTCGAATACAATGTTTATTGACTTCTCTCACGTCATGCGCTTCAATGAAGTTCTTCAAAAGGCCATTTCTGATGAATTCTTAAG GTTCGAGCCTTACTTGAAGAATGCATGCAAGAGGTTTGTTATGGAACAGAAGCCTACCTTCATAACTGATGATAATCCTAACAAGGACATCAATGTGGCCTTCTATAATCTTCCCTTGGTTAAAAG ATTGAGGGAATTGACAACATCAGAAGTAGGGAAGCTGGTTTCAGTGACTGGAGTAGTGACGCGGACCAGTGAGGTCCGGCCAGAGCTTTTACAGGGCACTTTTAAGTGCTTAGATTGCGGAAATGTTGTCAAGAATGTTGAACAGCAATTTAAATATACCGAG CCTATTATCTGTGTGAATGCAACATGCCAAAACAGAACAAAGTGGGCATTGCTAAGGCAAGATAGCAAATTTGCGGATTGGCAGAGGGTCCGCATGCAGGAAACCTCTAAAGAGATACCTGCAGGTTCCCTTCCAAGATCCCTTGATATCATTTTACGTCATGATATTGTTGAACAAGCTAGGGCTGGTGACAC GGTTGTTTTTACTGGCACTGTTGTTGTCATACCTGACGTACTTGCACTAGCCTCTCCAGGGGAGAGATCCGAGTGCAGGAGAGAAGCACCTCAGCGCAAGGGTGTCACTGCTGGTCAGGAAGGCGTTAGGGGTCTTCGTGCATTGGGTGTAAGAGACCTGTCCTATCGCCTTGCCTTCATAGCCAATTCTGTACAG ATATGTGATGGAAGAAGGGACAGTGACATCAGAAATAGGAGGGACAATGATGAAGATGATTATCAGCAGTTTATG ACAGAAGAGCTAGATGAGATCCAAACAATGAGGAACACTCCTGACTTCTTTAATAAGCTTGTGGACAGCATTGCACCAACTGTTTTTGGTCACCAAGATATCAAACGAGCCATCCTCCTTATGCTTTTGGGTGGTGTACACAAGTTAACCCATGAAGGGATCAACCTCAGAGGAGACATCAATGTTTGTATAGTTGGGGATCCCAGCTGTGCAAAATCTCAGTTCCTCAA GTATACTTCAAGTCTAGTTCCAAGATCAGTCTATACATCTGGGAAATCCTCATCAGCTGCTGGATTGACTGCAACAGTGGCCAAAGAACCCGAGACTGGTGAATTTTGCATTGAG GCCGGTGCACTGATGCTGGCTGATAATGGCATCTGTTGCATTGATGAATTTGACAAGATGGATATAAGAGATCAG GTTGCCATCCATGAAGCAATGGAGCAACAGACTATAAGCATAACAAAAGCTGGGATACAAGCAACCTTGAATGCTCGAACATCAATATTAGCTGCAGCCAACCCCAATGGTGGGCGGTATGACAAATCTAAACCTCTAAAG TATAATGTGGCTCTTCCTCCTGCTATTCTCTCAAGATTTGATTTGGTATATGTTATGATCGATGATCCAGATGATCAAACAGATTACCACATTGCCCATCATATTGTCAGAGTTCATCAAAAGCGGGAAGATGCCCTGTCTCCTGCATTTACAACTGCCCAACTGAAACGCTACATTGCATATGCAAAGACTCTGAAACCAAAG CTGAGTGCTGAAGCTAGGCAGCTTTTGGTGGAATCTTATGTTTCTCTGCGTAGAGGTGATACTGCTCCTGGAAGTAGAGTCGCTTATCGCATGACAGTGAGGCAGCTTGAGGCACTGATCAGGCTTTCCGAGGCAATTGCTAGGAGTCATTTGGACACTCAG GTGCAACCGCGCCATGTACGCATCGCTGTGAGGCTGCTAAAAACATCAGTAATCAG TGTGGAGTCAAGTGAGATTGACCTGTCTGAGTTCCAAGAAGAAAATCGTGATGATGCTGATGGTGGAGATCATGGAGATGGTGGTACTGGCCAAGAAGAAGCCCATGCCGACGGTGCCTCAATTGAGCCAGGTCAAGGTAACGCAG AAAGTGGAGCAGGGGCAGGAAATAGGCAAGGAAAGAAACTCGTCATGACTGACGAGTATTTTCAAAGGGTTACTCGTGCCCTTATCGTTCGTCTCAGGCAGCATGAAGAGACTGTATTACAAGAAG GTACTGGTTTGGCTGGAATGAGGCAGAGGGATTTGATACAGTGGTATGTAGGACAGCAGAACGAGAAAAATAGTTACAGCTCTATGGAAGAGGCAGCTGCTGAAGTTACAAAACTCAAAGCAATTATAGAG AGTCTGATTCGACGGGAAGGACATTTGATAGTGGTGGATGATGGTACACAAGCAGCAGGAGAGGGTGAAGGGCGGTCAGCACCAGTATCAAGAAACGACAGAATTTTGGCAGTGGCACCTAATTATGTTATAGATTGA
- the LOC113783018 gene encoding plasma membrane-associated cation-binding protein 1 produces MGISSWKEKVLPKIKKVFEKNGTKKAAAAEVIKAFEESKEQYTTEFEGKKTELEAKVVEVYEASPSEVKALIKEPKEAGLKKHSAAVQKFLDELVKIEFPGAKTVSEGATKVGPSYLSGPITFLFEKVSTCIPEEVKKEEEAPAAAAETTAESSEVKEKEIVVEAEKKEEVVTEAVVEKVEAPAEAPPAKEAKVEEAAPEAAPAPAPAPAAEPPKA; encoded by the exons ATGGGGATCAGCTCCTGGAAAGAGAAGGTGctaccaaaaatcaagaaagtttTTGAGAAGAACGGCACTAAAAAGGCTGCTGCTGCTGAAGTTATCAAAGCTTTCGAGGAATCTAAG GAGCAATACACTACTGAGTTTGAAGGGAAAAAAACTGAGCTCGAAGCTAAAGTTGTTGAGGTCTATGAAGCTTCACCATCTGAAGTCAAG gCTTTGATTAAAGAACCTAAGGAGGCTGGCTTGAAGAAGCACTCTGCTGCTGTTCAGAAGTTCTTGGATGAGCTTGTCAAGATTG AATTCCCTGGAGCAAAGACAGTTTCAGAGGGAGCAACAAAGGTCGGGCCATCATATTTATCAGGGCCAATAACCTTTTTGTTTGAGAAGGTATCCACATGTATCCCAGAGGAGGTGAAGAAAGAGGAGGAGGCACCAGCTGCGGCAGCAGAAACCACCGCAGAATCAAGTGAGGTTAAGGAGAAGGAGATAGTAGTTGAAGCTGAGAAGAAAGAGGAAGTGGTGACTGAGGCCGTAGTAGAGAAGGTTGAAGCACCAGCTGAGGCTCCTCCGGCCAAAGAAGCCAAGGTGGAAGAAGCAGCACCAGAAGCAGCACCAGCACCGGCACCGGCACCAGCAGCTGAGCCACCAAAGGCTTGA
- the LOC113782916 gene encoding methyltransferase N6AMT1, producing MMSYRIAQIRLVNSHPEVYDPCDDSFALVDALLADRTNLLEHRPIFCLEIGCGSGYVITSLALLLGGDVCGSYFIATDINPHALDVTSDTLKAHGVHAELVNTDVAAGLEGRLMGLVDVMVVNPPYVPTPEEEVGCDGITSAWAGGENGRSVIDKILPIADRLLSDKGWLYMVTLTANDPSDICLQMKKKGYAARIVLQRSTEEESLHVIKFWRDPNSKLEANEAKVLNHGTAIGSFISQFSQVSLWKIRNSTNN from the coding sequence ATGATGTCCTATAGAATTGCTCAAATACGTCTTGTAAATTCACATCCTGAAGTCTATGATCCCTGTGATGACTCATTTGCACTAGTTGATGCACTTCTAGCTGATCGAACAAACTTGCTTGAGCATCGTCCAATTTTTTGCTTGGAAATCGGTTGTGGTAGTGGATATGTGATTACTTCCCTTGCACTTTTGCTTGGGGGTGATGTCTGTGGATCCTACTTTATTGCAACAGACATTAACCCTCATGCTTTGGATGTGACAAGTGATACATTGAAAGCACATGGAGTTCATGCTGAATTGGTAAATACCGATGTTGCAGCGGGTCTGGAGGGGCGATTGATGGGATTGGTAGATGTTATGGTTGTTAACCCACCTTATGTGCCAACACCTGAAGAAGAAGTGGGTTGTGATGGGATTACTTCTGCATGGGCTGGAGGAGAAAATGGACGGAGTGTTATTGATAAGATATTGCCCATTGCAGACAGGCTTTTGTCTGATAAGGGTTGGTTATATATGGTTACCCTCACTGCGAATGACCCTTCTGATATATGCCTTCAGATGAAAAAGAAAGGTTATGCTGCTCGTATCGTGTTGCAGAGATCAACAGAAGAAGAGAGTCTCCATGTTATTAAATTTTGGCGAgatccaaatagcaaattggaGGCAAACGAAGCGAAGGTGTTGAATCATGGTACTGCTATTGGATCATTTATTTCTCAATTTTCTCAAGTATCACTCTggaaaattagaaatagcaCAAACAACTAA
- the LOC113782073 gene encoding probable purine permease 4, with amino-acid sequence MAFSLPSSQPQLSPPQPPPPQPLLPEPTITITTTITPTPLNQEAQEDKTEFMHKSTNNRRYIQLLAINYFCLFVGSVSSALLSKFYFNHKGGSRWVSTWVQSAGFPLLLLPIYLPYYLFKCTDRRPFSRFTPKLLSLSVIIGFLLGINNLLFSWGNSYLPVSTSSLLLSSQLAFTLILAVIIVKQKITFCNLNCVVLLTLSSVLLALGSKHDKAQGLTKAKYFIGFFSTIGAGLLFALYLPVMEKIYRQVYCYAMVMEMQMIMEIAATALATIGMAADGGFSEMKNESFKVFDLGPRAYWLTVSFNIVTWQLCFMGTAGMVFLTTSLTGGICMTALLSMNVLGGVLVYRDQFSGMKAVSTLMCVWAFSSYVYGMYMKMEEEKERVRENEKICGHHHHRHHHDHNDDNHHQGFLEMAEIVSQGG; translated from the coding sequence ATGGCCTTTTCACTCCCATCATCACAGCCACAGCTATCACCACCGCAGCCACCGCCACCACAACCACTACTACCAGAACCAACCATCACCATCACCACCACAATCACCCCCACCCCACTGAATCAagaagcacaagaagacaaaaCCGAATTCATGCACAAAAGCACAAACAACAGACGTTACATACAGCTGCTAGCCATCAACTACTTCTGTCTCTTTGTTGGCTCCGTTTCATCAGCACTCCTCTCCAAATTCTACTTCAACCACAAGGGCGGAAGCCGGTGGGTTTCCACATGGGTTCAGTCCGCCGGCTTTCCGCTGCTCCTCCTCCCCATTTACCTCCCCTATTACCTCTTCAAATGCACGGACAGACGGCCCTTTTCCCGGTTCACGCCGAAACTTTTGTCACTGTCCGTAATCATTGGATTTCTGTTGGGCATCAACAACTTACTTTTCTCGTGGGGAAATTCATATCTACCCGTCTCAACCTCTTCCTTGCTTCTCTCCTCCCAGCTTGCCTTCACTCTCATTCTCGCCGTAATCATCGTAAAACAGAAGATCACCTTCTGTAACCTTAACTGCGTCGTCCTTTTAACTCTGAGTTCAGTTCTGTTAGCCCTCGGATCAAAGCATGACAAAGCACAAGGTTTAACCAAAGCAAAATATTTCATAGGGTTCTTTTCAACCATCGGGGCCGGGCTATTATTCGCTCTTTATTTACCAGTAATGGAGAAAATTTATCGACAAGTTTACTGCTACGCTATGGTGATGGAAATGCAAATGATTATGGAAATCGCGGCGACGGCTCTGGCAACGATAGGGATGGCGGCTGATGGGGGATTTTCCGAAATGAAAAATGAGAGTTTTAAGGTTTTTGATCTGGGGCCGAGAGCTTACTGGCTGACGGTGTCTTTTAACATTGTAACGTGGCAGTTGTGTTTCATGGGGACGGCGGGGATGGTGTTCTTGACAACGTCGTTGACAGGGGGGATTTGCATGACTGCCCTTTTGTCCATGAATGTTTTGGGGGGTGTTTTGGTGTACCGGGATCAGTTTAGTGGGATGAAAGCTGTATCTACATTGATGTGTGTTTGGGCGTTTTCATCCTATGTGTACGGGATGTATATGAAGATGGAGGAAGAGAAGGAAAGGGTGAGAGAGAATGAGAAGATTTGTggtcatcatcatcatcgtcaTCATCATGATCATAATGATGATAATCATCATCAAGGGTTCTTGGAGATGGCTGAGATTGTTTCGCAGGGCGGCTGA